The genomic stretch tgcttcCTAACATACCcaggaacccatgcttctccccgtgcatctgcatcaactcctgacagtcttcgggggtagggcttcgaaagtactgatcacggaatatttcaatcacgccctgacagaaatacttcatacattcaagggcagtcgtctcaccgatgtggaggtactcgtcccacatgtctgtcgcgcctctgtaggccaactgcctgattgccgcagtgcacttttgaataggtgtgtggccgggtctgccagccgcgtCGTACCTGaggcggaaatacagatatcgacgctccaaagcctaaacaatacgcataaacagggccctgctcatcctaaaacgccgcatGAATAGGTTGGCattaaaccgcggctccggtgcgaagtagtcttcatatagccgctgatgtgcagctacgtgatcccgctcaatcactgctcggcggtggacaacgggtcgaggtcgaggtaccgccggctgcaaggcccccTGTAACAGCCAGTCTATCTcacgggacgtataggcctccaacgcttcgttcattcgccgttcgtactcctcagcatccccaccactacccccactactaccacccgcgctactcatttcgcgttgttgctcttgtacagaaattaatatagagagaatactcattaaaacaagcggtgcaaatgaaaatgacgtgcaaatcacgaatatatagtgtttcgaaaattaaataaaaaaaatcccctCGCCGATcaggagcctgcaatggcggccagcggatcggccagcgctcTGAAATTCGGCTAGCCGGTTACAATGggtcggcgagcggaccggctagcggccggtccgctcgccgccattgtggatgctctaatgcttCAAATTAGAGACAATAAAAAAATCGTCAACTAAAATGTGTTTATTGAGGGGTCCAAATATTGGTTGTGATATTCTACTATTAACGTTCTCTATATATAAGCTTTTATAATATCTATGACGCAATATATAGTTAATATCaaaatttactaattttgtagtagtagtatttttttttgttgtatacCTAAAATGTACTCTATATGAATAATGGGATACCGggttgatttttttaataaattcaatCACATTAGTGCTTTGCACTACCGGCTACCCTAATAATTTATTGtgcatagtatttttttttcaaaacttatgatATACTCCTTTCGTCTCAAGATAAATGAGTTAGGCCATCTATAATGGGCAGACGAtagcgctatcgtccgccactgtggcatcACGGACGACGGACGATGGGTCGTCCTCGCCTGACGCTTAGTCCGCagacgaagcgcggacgatagggcatcgtccgcccactgtgggcgacgcggacgatgcaacgcgttttagttttttttttttaattcgaaaattttgttatatatataccccagcttcacttttcatttaTAACTTTTCGATTAACTCTCAAATTATGCTATAAAATAgagtttgttattttgttatatatataaaatgggGCATTCGTAGGAtagtcattttttatttctaactcgtgtaacttttgttttaatcaatgaattttttgccgttcttttagttaatcgttgtgttttttaataagtttgcatttatatatttgaaagcatttaaattaaataacaaaacaatagtaaaatgcttagggcgccccactgcaggtggaggcgcaggaggataaaatgttgACGTGGCGATGCATGGGGCAGgctttagggcgcgccttagggcgccccattgatGGCCTTATATTCCTTTTAGGATGTCTCattataagtgagtcatttccttttttagcaaaaaatctCCACtctcactttattctctctttacttttctacttttctctctctcatactctattttctctactttaactatttaaatatcaaatacttaaatctcgtgctcaaaaaaaatgtttcgcttgtcaggacggagggagtattgctTTATTATTAACATGgagtatgttttatatttttaagtttgaagttgatttttttaatgttataatATTTCAAAGCGTGATTATTCTCTTTGTGATATATATTCATTCGTGTTATAatcaatattttcttttttttgaaaatttttaatcatatttttctGTTACGTACATTTTACTCATTCATGAAAAATAGACAAGTTTAGCTATTTTGGTCCGTCCTcaaaaaatagactaagtttaaaaaggaaagtttttaatcaaactaacCTTATACTTCATTCTAaatgtggaccccacaatccactaacactcatTTCACTACATTTTCCctccatttctcttacttttttctatctctcCCTTACTTTagcaattatacattaaaattagtGTCATTCACAATCTTGTTCATTTTTTGTTAGAGCATTATGGAAGGGCCCTCCCACATGGCCCTTCTTGGAGGGCCCTTCTCTTTTTATTattccacatcatcattttttgaAAGGGCCTATCTCCCTACAATGGAAGAGCCCTcccataagagcatctccaatggaggCGAGCGGGCCGGTTAGCCGATttccggcgctcgccggtctgctcgccgaaccattggaaccggcgagcgccatttcggtgaAAAAATTGGCGAGCTCTGGCCGATTCGCTAGCGctcgccgatgcgctcgccggtctgctcgccgccattgcaggctcaggaCCGGCGAGCAATCGGCGAGcgaatttaatgtttttttaaaaaaatttcgaaacactgtatatacgcgatttgcacgtcattttcattcacaccacttgttttaacgagtactctctctatcttaatttctgtacaagatcaacaacgagaaatgaGCAACgttggtggtagtagtggtggtatgATGAGGAGTACGATCGTCGAATGAACGAAGcgttagaggcctatacgaaccgtgagattgatcggctgctacagagggccttgcagccggcggtacctcgacctcgaccacgaccagttgtccaccgccgaacAGTGATTgaacgtgatcacgtagctgcacatcagcgcttATACGCaaactacttcgcacaggagccgcggttcaacgacaaccatttcaggcgccgttttaggatgagcagagctctatttatgcgtattgttgaggctttggagcgtcgatatctgtatttccgcttcaggcacgatgcggctggcagacccggccacacacctattcaaaagtgcactgcggcaatcaggcagttggcctacagaggcgcgacagacatgtgggacgagtacctccacatcggtgagtcgactgcccttgaatgtatgaagtatttctgtcagggcgtgattaaaattttccgtgatcagtaccttcgaagccctactcGCGAAGACTGCCAgtatctgatgcagatgcacggggagaagcatgggttcccgggtatatTAGGCAGCAttgattgtatgcattgggagtggaagaactgtcacgctgcctggaaggggttctacatgaccggctacaagggaaagaatcccacgatgatcctggaggccgttgctgactatcgactatggatttggcatacgtattttgggatagacgggtcgaacaacgacctcaactcgtcgcccttttccaacgagcagtgccagggtgtcggtccgaccatcagttttgtcgccagcgggacccagcatgatatgggctactacttggcggatggaatataccctaggtggcccgtctttgtgaagacgatcagatgcgcatcggacgagaggaaggcctactttgcggaacgctAGGAGTCGGCGcacaaggacgtggagcgcgcatttggtgtgctccagtctcgatgggcggcaattaggggtccaacgcgtttgtggcatatcgactgcattgctgatataatgtacgcctgtattatcatgcacaacatgattgtcgaagatgaaggtgtacgactgactagttgggccaacgacgataatgaagccggtccaagccacggcatagcagcccccaacgtacgaaatGAGGTCCCGCACGATGAAGtcggcctcctccaagcacatgccaacatgcgccaaacggatgctcatattcgactccaaaaggatttaattgaagagttgtgggcgcggaggattgcacgacgttagtttttttgtaattatgtaatttttttaaatgtacttttttaaaaatttaaataaaataattggatttttccgtatctgtgtcgtaaatttaattccgtattttgtgtgattgtcaattatttgttttatataattaggggtgatgtggctaggctattgctgggctatttgcttgtcctgatgatgtggcaggaggatttttagtgctgatgatgtggcaggaggattttgtggctgggctattgctaggCGAAAGCCACTGGAGATGCCCTAAGGCCCTTCcctttccatttcatttccacatcatcattattttgtttaatttttgagCACTTCTATATATGTTattaacttaattaaattaaaatgtaaatattatagtacatgaaataaattttaatttatctcaaATATGTGACAActtattaattaactaaatgAAAACCTAAATTAGCCCATCTCAAATATAGTCCatctatttaataaaattattgggCCATTAATTTATAGTCCatctatttaataaaattattggcCCACTAATTTATAGTttaaatggagtataaattagGGTTAATCTtcctcacaacaactaatttcttcttcttcttcttcctccatgtttcttcctctctctcattATGTTTcagcaaaaaaacaaaacaaaaaaaagaagatcATAGGGCCGATCGTAGGCCCTCTCACCACAATGGAGGGTCGATCGACGCCTTAGTTGGATCGGCCAAGGCCGATACAATGGCCTTTTTGGAGAGAGGGGAGGGAGCCGACAGACGGCCAGTCCGCCGCAGTGGTGGGGCAATGGAGGCCGATGGGGAAGGCCCCTCCATCGGCCCTCCATTGTCAATGCTCTTAACAGAAGAAGtattatgtatatttattactccctccgtcccatagaaatcaatcatattttctttatcgTCTGTCCCGTAGAAATAGTCCATGTCCAGaaacatttttctcatttttcctttatcatttatggggcCCACaatccactacacaatttcaactaatttttctttttctctcttaatttatcaattacacattaaaatctgtgccgaCACCAAATGACCTATTTCTATAGAACAGAGAGAGTCTATtccatcaaattcttgtaatatTAAAACAATGTTACATTAGTTtctgaaaaattaattgaatcatATATCGCGGGATGAATGCTATTTATGATAATGCAAGCGTCTATCATTTTCTCCGACTCAATAAAAAAACACTATCAAACCAAAGAAATATACTTCTTTGACCTCACTTTATTGGGCAATATCAATCTTATTAACTAATTAttagattaaataaaaaaaggtgCGTGGATTATAATTGACAGAAAGATGTAGGTGGGTTATTCTGGAAAATCCAGATATGCACTCATTTCATCCTCTCCTAATTATTGTTATTACTTTACGATATGCTTCAAGTttcaattattttcttaaatgtCTCTGTATACTATCGAATATTCAAATCTCATTCATTGATAACAAACATAATTTCTCTATTTATTTATCATATGTATGAAAGCATCTCTAAAAGACCCTATTAATGTAATTGCAAAACCAATAAAAACTTGTGAAATGAAAATCTAGCGCGTACTTCACTTTCATTTCAGAATCAAGAGGTGGAAAGCATTTTTGTCCACttaggggtgttcggtttgcaagattgtatctggGATtatatttgtagtgtgtttggtttatgagattTAACCCCACAaatcaatcctagatggataatcatgggataattagtcatagttaaccctatgactaaaatattcttacaactcaatcatagattgtatcttgatattattttatcttgaaaaccGAACGCGACcttgtaataatattttatcCTGGATATTGCAAAATAAGTGTCTGCCACTTTTATGTGTTGCAAATGCCACAATGTGATACACAACAAACTTGGAAAGGCGTAGCATCAAATGTATATTGTATTGGACAAAAGTCATATTCTCTATCAATTAGTGTTGGGTAGGATTCTTTAATTGTTGGTCCATCCCATTATAATTAAACCATTTCATCAAAATTCAACATGCTTGATCTCCTTTATTTTATCCTCTTGTATAGTAGTGTCCTTAAAATCCGTCTATTCCTATTTTCCTCTTGTCATGTTAATTTCTTTCAATCCATGTATCCGCAATAGCCCTCTAAATTCTGCTCTTAGAATCCACCTATCCCTATTTTCAccactattttcattttttaaagtttttatgttatcaaataaaataacataaataatAGGCGGGGAGCATCGGAGTTTGTTGAGATTTGTTGAGAAATAATTggaattcattttttttgttttcttgagagatgagagatgagagatgagagatgagagaagaGATCAGAGTAAATGGGTGATAAATGGAGTGAAAAATAGGGTCTTTATAGAGTGAAAATAGTGTAAAAAATTAAGTGAAAATCGGCAAAATATTCAGCCGAAGGCGCTGCAATAGTGTCGATTTACCCACCCTAGCCGATCGGTGCGCCCTATTCCAATGGCGGATGGCTAGGCGGGTTTATCGACCAAACCCGTGCAATAGCGCTGCAATAGTGTCGATCTACCCACCCTAGCCGATCGGCGCGCCCTATTCCTAGGGCGTACGGTTAGGCGGGTTTATCATCCAAACTCGTGCAATAGCACCTATAAACCCGTAGACGCTTAGGGCGGATTTATGGACGCTATTGTGAGTGCCCTTAAttatctactttatttttattcttcttagaacactaaatatttatatattaatttcaatACCAAAAATTATTTCAACACTGTGGGAGGAGgtaatactccatttgtcccatGATACTCCCACTTCTTTTGGTTGTCAATTAAGGATTGAGtaattagtataattaaattagtatattaaatatataataagaAATAGTTAATaagataatatttaattaactttaatatcttaattaaatatcttaatttttatttaaaataggaATAGGGCAAGTAGTTTGAAATGAACCCGAAATAAAAATTGTGAGCAGCATGAGACAAAtgtaatatactactcccttcgttccctcagagttgagtcatttttctatttcggaaAGTTCCCTCATGGtcgagtcatttccatatatagtaacttttttctctctcttactttattcattttttactttgttctctcaacttttttctctttcttacttttttatctatttatttaacacactcaataTTTCATTCTTAAATTCCATGCCGAAAAGTTTCggctcaactatgagggaacgaatggagtaccatttaatatagtaatatatttgcaattttttttacgCAACAAAATTGGAAAGATTTAGAATCAACAACGTATattgtattctttcgagaaatgtactccctccgtctcattcaagataaccatctttccttttttgtttgttccaATCAAGATGGTCAATTTCCAATATTGGAAATAACCTCCAATCTCATCTCtgctcattaaaatattcaactacctttttCCTCACTACTTTAtttcacctaacaacacttcctaaaatctagtgccactcaagaatgtgacCATCTTGAATAGGACGTAGAGAGTATCTACCATTGGACCATAGTTATTCTTCAATGCTTAGATTAGATTGCAGGGATATTAATCTCCCCATCTAAAACCGCCAGACCCCAGCCTGAATATTCCTAACCCATCTACTTCAAAAACTTCTTTCTAGGTTTTTATGTATATCAACTAGTTTTTCGAATCAAAGTTTTGTTTAAACTTTTAAAATAAGTTGGTTAACTAATGGAAAATTAATAATTCTATTAACTTTGTTAtccaaaatattaaatactttCTCGTTCCCAAATTATTGATGCTCCTCAAGAATAAAGTAGATTAGATTAAAAGGAttgattttatcaaaaaaaatggTCCATTTAATTAGAGGCGTCTCCAAAAAAATACGAATCGATTAACAAGGAAAAAGGAAGCAAAATGCACGAGGACATAATAATGTGTTTTGCCTTAGTTAAATAATAAAAACTTTAGACACCAAATTTCTTGTTTGGATTGTGGTTAAAACATTATCTTCTCAATTTCTTTGTTTACAACCATAACCATCGGTGAAAAATTGTGAACCTTGTAGTATGAGTTACTTGTACAATTTTCTCTAATTTACAATTTTCTTGATTATAAATTGAGATGGAAATGTATATAATGAAATAACCTTTTCTTTGAGAATCACCATGAAATAAATAGTACTAAAATATTATAAAGGtagatttttttttgcatataATAATGAATTTTACAACATCTTGAAACAGATAAGAGacctattacaaattacaatatgCTTTCAAACAAAAGACCAATCAATAAATACATTGTTACTTGAATTCTCCTAGCAATGTATTTTACTGGTTAGGGATTTTAGAcatgaaaaatgagaaaaaaatccCCACCAAAACCAGACGAATGGTGCCTGTTGGCTACATCAGAATTCGGATTACAGCAAGACCAACGGCAGAGACAGAGGCGAGCGTACCTATGCAGTACTTGATCACATCATACTTTGCAGCTTCTAGTTGAGCTCGCAATGTATGGATTTCCTGCGATCACACAAGGCAAACAATGGAGTCGAGAATAAATATAAGTTTAAGAAGTAGTATCAACTCTCAGCAACTAACAATACTCACTCGATCAAGTTTGGTGGTGAGGTTtgtcgtttcttgattttgattGTTCAGCTCATCTCGAATTCTCCTGCAAAATTGGGGCAGACTTTCAGTaagtactctctctctctctctatatatatatatatatatattggtaCATACTTACCCCCTTTCGAGATTAAGATCCAAGCGCTGCCCGGCTGTGACTTTGTCAATTTCATACCTGTACCAATGTTGTTTTTAGTGTCTATCAGAATGAACTGTGAAAAAAAAAGTCTCTGCTCGATGAAGTTTATTTTTTCTATACATTACCTTAACTCACTACGCATCTTCTCTATATCATTCTTAATCTTTTCCATCTCATGTTGCAACATGGAGAAATGGTGATCCTGCACTTGAATCAATTGAATTAGCCGCATCTTGGCTAATCTTACGAGTTTCTCTAAGCTTGGAGTATCGGACACATCGttaacaaataaaaacaatacATTGATGAACAAACATCCCAGCTTTGTTAAATCTAAAGCTCGGGTTTTGGGATATACTAAGGTCTGTTTACTTTGCAAGTTATGTCAAGAAAAATTTTACATGGATTTAACAATTGTTTATTTTGTAAGTTACAATTTTTGATGGACTCTCGAAACGACCTCAGGCTCAAGCTTTTTTCATGTTACAATAAACTGCAAACTAAACAacctataaaaaaattatatatgcTCTAAAAGTAGTTATAAAACCTACATTATCTTGACTTGTCATATCTATCATCCAAAGTAAACAGGCCCGAGGATTTTACAGGACTAGATGTTGTCAATGTCACTC from Salvia splendens isolate huo1 chromosome 15, SspV2, whole genome shotgun sequence encodes the following:
- the LOC121767623 gene encoding protein FMP32, mitochondrial-like; this encodes MTAYAAACKRVLRLGPELAWTRPISELAKSNGKRVYLVDTLALVRKLEAQGVESRQAQAITESMMEVLNDSMENVSGSYVSKSEMQKSEMFQENNLSMFKTEVKSSQDHHFSMLQHEMEKIKNDIEKMRSELRYEIDKVTAGQRLDLNLERGRIRDELNNQNQETTNLTTKLDREIHTLRAQLEAAKYDVIKYCIGTLASVSAVGLAVIRILM